The following proteins come from a genomic window of Megalops cyprinoides isolate fMegCyp1 chromosome 6, fMegCyp1.pri, whole genome shotgun sequence:
- the camk1b gene encoding calcium/calmodulin-dependent protein kinase type 1 isoform X2, whose amino-acid sequence MPLGEDGNAWKKKTSDIKEIYDFKEVLGTGAFSEVVLAEEKRTQRLVAIKCIPKKALEGKENSIENEIAVLHKIKHANIVSLEDIFESKSHLYLVMQLVSGGELFDRIVEKGFYTEKDASKLIQQILDAVKYLHDMGIVHRDLKPENLLYYSMEEDSKIMISDFGLSKIEGSGSVMSTACGTPGYVAPEVLAQKPYSKAVDCWSIGVIAYILLCGYPPFYDENDAKLFEQILKAEYEFDSPYWDDISDSAKDFIVHLMEKDPRKRYTCEQALQHPWIAGDTALDKNIHESVSAQIRKNFAKSKWKQAFNATAVVRHMRRLQLGTSQEGPSQLTPTSPCHGDLLLPEGDEEEDESHCDGDCPKSDSGSTEQDSLQNCAYRCQPASRV is encoded by the exons AGGGGCGTTCTCAGAGGTGGTGCTGGCAGAGGAGAAGAGGACCCAGAGACTGGTGGCTATCAAGTGTATTCCCAAGAAAGCACTGGAGGGCAAGGAGAACAGCATCGAGAATGAGATCGCCGTCCTTCATAA AATAAAGCATGCTAACATCGTCTCCCTGGAGGATATCTTCGAGAGCAAGTCCCACCTCTACCTTGTCATGCAGCT CGTGTCTGGCGGGGAGCTCTTCGACAGGATCGTGGAGAAGGGCTTCTACACGGAGAAGGACGCCAGCAAGCTGATCCAGCAGATCTTGGATGCTGTGAAGTACCTCCATGACATGGGCATCGTGCACCGGGACCTGAAG CCAGAGAACCTGCTTTACTACAGCATGGAAGAGGACTCCAAGATCATGATCAGTGACTTTGGACTGTCCAAGATTGAGGGCTCTGGGAGTGTGATGTCCACTGCGTGTGGGACCCCTGGATATGTGG CTCCTGAGGTGCTGGCTCAGAAACCATACAGCAAGGCGGTTGACTGCTGGTCCATAGGAGTCATCGCATACATCCT TTTATGTGGATACCCTCCATTTTATGATGAAAACGATGCCAAGCTCTTCGAGCAGATCTTGAAAGCGGAGTACGAGTTTGACTCTCCGTACTGGGACGACATCTCAGACTCAG CCAAAGACTTCATTGTTCATTTGATGGAGAAGGATCCCAGGAAGAGGTACACATGCGAGCAGGCCCTGCAGCACCCCTG GATTGCTGGAGACACTGCCCTGGACAAGAACATCCACGAGTCCGTCAGCGCTCAGATCAGGAAGAACTTTGCCAAAAGCAAATGGAAG caaGCCTTCAACGCCACGGCAGTGGTCCGGCACATGAGGAGGCTACAGCTGGGCACCAGTCAGGAAGGCCCCAGCCAGCTCACCCCTACCAGCCCCTGCCATGGAGACCTGCTCCTGCCCGagggagatgaagaggaggatg AGTCCCACTGTGATGGTGACTGTCCTAAGAGCGACTCCGGCAGCACGGAACAGGACAGCCTCCAGAACTGCGCGTACCgctgccagccagccagccgGGTCTGA